A stretch of Pseudomonas sp. 7SR1 DNA encodes these proteins:
- a CDS encoding acetoacetate--CoA ligase: protein MSDILWQPSPERIAQSRMNAFRLFVNGRHHLQLDDYPALHAWSIDQREAFWQAIVDFFEIHFHHPPTAVLVEGPKMPSARWFPGATLNFAEHLLRRRDPSVAVVAIDERGDQERLTWAELAAHVAGLQRSLQAAGVCQGDRVAACMPNTWQTLVGMLATTSLGAIWSCSSPDFGTQGVIDRFGQIEPKVLITCAGYRYAAKTIDQRPKVNEILERLPSLRQLIVLPYATPDTRVADFRTQASVALWDDFYRPGGDPVFVSVPFDHPLYILYSSGTTGVPKCIVHGTGGVLLQHMKEHGLHVDLGPEDRLFYYTTCGWMMWNWLVSALAVGSTVVLYDGSPFHPGPERLPDLIDQQRISVFGTSPKFLAALENQGLAPRRSHDLGSLKTILSTGSALAPHSYDYVYRDFKTDVCLASMSGGTDIVSCFVNGNPLAPVRRGEMQGKSLGMAVQVWNETASPVIGEKGELVCTRHFPAMPIGLWNDPRQEKLRASYFAQFPGVWSQGDYAEELPHGGWLIHGRSDAVLNPGGVRIGTAEIYRQVEKVEQVLDSVAIGQQWQGDVRVVLFVRLRDGVQLDEPLEQRIRQVIRANTTPRHVPAKILAVSDIPRTISGKVVELAVRNVVHGEAVKNTDALANPEALEQFRDRPELAS, encoded by the coding sequence ATGTCCGACATCCTCTGGCAACCCAGCCCCGAACGCATCGCCCAGTCGCGCATGAACGCCTTTCGTCTGTTCGTCAACGGACGGCATCACCTGCAACTCGACGATTATCCAGCCCTGCACGCCTGGAGCATCGATCAGCGCGAGGCCTTCTGGCAGGCCATCGTCGATTTCTTCGAGATCCACTTTCACCACCCGCCCACCGCCGTGCTGGTGGAAGGCCCGAAAATGCCCAGCGCCCGGTGGTTTCCTGGCGCGACGCTGAACTTCGCCGAACACCTGCTGCGCCGTCGGGACCCGAGCGTGGCCGTGGTGGCCATCGATGAGCGCGGCGACCAGGAGCGACTGACCTGGGCCGAACTCGCCGCTCACGTCGCCGGCCTGCAAAGAAGCCTGCAGGCTGCCGGTGTCTGCCAGGGAGACCGGGTCGCCGCCTGCATGCCCAACACCTGGCAGACCCTGGTGGGCATGCTCGCCACCACCAGCTTGGGGGCGATCTGGTCCTGCTCGTCACCGGACTTCGGTACCCAGGGCGTCATCGACCGCTTCGGCCAGATCGAGCCCAAGGTGCTCATCACCTGCGCCGGTTATCGCTACGCCGCAAAGACCATCGACCAGCGGCCCAAGGTCAACGAAATCCTCGAACGGCTGCCCTCGTTGCGGCAATTGATCGTGCTGCCCTATGCTACGCCGGACACCCGCGTCGCCGACTTCAGGACCCAGGCCAGCGTCGCGCTGTGGGACGATTTCTACCGGCCCGGCGGCGACCCGGTGTTCGTCAGCGTGCCGTTCGACCATCCGCTGTACATCCTCTACTCCAGCGGCACCACCGGCGTCCCCAAGTGCATCGTCCACGGCACCGGCGGCGTACTGTTGCAACACATGAAGGAGCATGGCCTGCATGTCGACCTCGGTCCCGAGGATCGCCTGTTCTACTACACCACCTGCGGCTGGATGATGTGGAACTGGCTGGTGTCCGCCCTCGCCGTCGGCAGCACGGTGGTGCTCTACGACGGCTCGCCGTTTCACCCCGGCCCCGAACGATTGCCGGACCTCATCGACCAGCAACGCATCAGCGTGTTCGGCACCAGCCCCAAGTTCCTGGCCGCGCTGGAGAACCAGGGCCTGGCCCCCCGGCGCAGCCACGACCTGGGCAGCCTGAAAACCATTCTCTCCACGGGCTCGGCACTGGCGCCTCACAGCTACGACTATGTGTACCGCGACTTCAAGACCGATGTCTGCCTGGCCTCGATGTCCGGCGGCACCGACATCGTGTCGTGCTTCGTCAATGGCAACCCGCTGGCACCGGTGCGCCGGGGCGAGATGCAGGGCAAGAGCCTGGGCATGGCGGTGCAGGTCTGGAACGAGACGGCAAGCCCCGTGATCGGAGAAAAAGGCGAGCTGGTGTGCACCCGGCATTTCCCGGCGATGCCCATCGGTCTGTGGAACGATCCCCGACAGGAAAAACTGCGGGCGTCCTACTTCGCCCAGTTTCCCGGCGTGTGGTCCCAGGGGGATTACGCCGAAGAACTGCCCCACGGTGGCTGGCTGATCCACGGGCGCTCGGACGCGGTGCTCAACCCTGGCGGCGTGCGCATCGGCACTGCGGAGATCTATCGGCAGGTGGAAAAAGTCGAGCAGGTACTGGACAGCGTTGCCATCGGCCAGCAATGGCAAGGCGACGTGCGGGTGGTGCTGTTCGTGCGCTTGCGCGACGGTGTCCAGCTCGATGAACCTCTGGAACAACGGATCCGCCAGGTCATCCGCGCCAACACCACGCCACGCCATGTCCCGGCGAAGATCCTGGCGGTCAGCGACATTCCCCGGACCATCAGCGGCAAGGTGGTCGAGCTGGCAGTGCGCAATGTGGTGCATGGCGAGGCGGTGAAGAACACCGATGCACTGGCCAATCCCGAGGCCCTTGAGCAGTTTCGTGACCGACCGGAGCTTGCGAGCTGA
- the hbdH gene encoding 3-hydroxybutyrate dehydrogenase — protein MTTPLSGKTALVTGSTSGIGLGIALSLAKAGANLILNGFGDASAVVAEVRKAGVKVGHHPADVSDPAQIADMLAYAEREFGGVDILVNNAGIQHVAAVEDFPVERWDSIIAINLSSVFHATRLSLPGMRAKGWGRIVNIASVHGQVGSVGKAAYVAAKHGVIGLTKVVGLETATSNVTCNAICPGWVLTPLVQKQIDDRIASGIDPQQAQHDLLAEKQPSLEFVTPPQLGELVLFLCSEAGSQVRGAAWNIDGGWLAQ, from the coding sequence ATGACAACCCCTCTTTCGGGCAAGACCGCCCTGGTCACCGGCTCCACCAGCGGCATCGGCCTGGGCATTGCCTTGAGCCTGGCCAAGGCCGGCGCCAACCTCATCCTCAACGGTTTCGGCGATGCCTCGGCGGTGGTCGCTGAAGTCCGCAAGGCCGGCGTCAAGGTCGGCCATCATCCGGCGGATGTCAGCGACCCGGCCCAGATCGCCGACATGCTCGCCTACGCCGAGCGCGAGTTCGGCGGCGTGGACATCCTGGTGAACAACGCCGGTATCCAGCACGTGGCCGCCGTCGAAGATTTTCCCGTGGAACGCTGGGACTCGATCATCGCCATCAACCTCTCGTCGGTGTTCCATGCCACTCGCCTGAGCCTGCCCGGCATGCGCGCCAAGGGCTGGGGGCGGATCGTCAACATCGCCTCGGTCCATGGCCAGGTCGGCTCGGTGGGCAAGGCGGCGTATGTCGCGGCCAAGCATGGAGTGATCGGCCTGACCAAGGTGGTCGGCCTGGAAACCGCCACCAGCAACGTGACCTGCAACGCTATCTGCCCAGGCTGGGTGCTGACGCCCCTGGTGCAGAAGCAGATCGACGATCGCATTGCCTCGGGTATCGACCCGCAACAGGCCCAGCATGACTTGCTGGCCGAAAAGCAGCCGTCCCTGGAGTTCGTCACGCCGCCGCAACTGGGAGAACTGGTGCTGTTCCTCTGCAGCGAGGCCGGTAGCCAGGTGCGGGGGGCGGCGTGGAATATCGACGGTGGATGGTTGGCTCAGTAA
- a CDS encoding PilT/PilU family type 4a pilus ATPase gives MEIDPLLRILASQDGSDLYLSTGAPPCAKFEGVLKPLGNQPFKVGDIASLAESLMDAEQRLEFDRELEMNLAISLAGVGRFRVNIFKQRNDVSMVIRNVKLDIPRFEDLKLPRVLLDTIMQKQGLMLFVGATGSGKSTSLAALIDYRNRNSSGHIITIEDPVEYIHRHKKSIINQREVGVDTRSFHAALKNTLRQAPDVVLIGEIRDRETMEHALAFADTGHLVISTLHAHNANQALDRVINFFPEERRPQLLNDLGNNLQAFVSQRLVRTRAGQRRAAVEVMLGSPTVADLIRRNELGELKAIMEKSEELGMQTFDQALFNLVVEGAIDEEEALKNADSANNLRLRLKLHAESGSTPPADPAAGEWGLMD, from the coding sequence ATGGAAATCGATCCCTTGTTGCGAATCCTGGCGAGCCAGGATGGCTCCGATCTCTACTTGTCCACCGGCGCGCCGCCTTGCGCCAAATTCGAGGGCGTGCTCAAGCCATTAGGCAACCAGCCATTCAAGGTCGGCGATATCGCCAGTCTCGCCGAGTCTTTGATGGACGCCGAACAGCGCCTTGAGTTCGATCGGGAACTGGAAATGAACCTGGCGATTTCCCTGGCCGGTGTCGGGCGGTTCCGGGTCAATATCTTCAAGCAGCGCAATGACGTGTCGATGGTGATACGCAACGTCAAGCTGGATATCCCGCGCTTCGAAGACCTGAAGTTGCCCCGTGTGCTGCTGGACACCATCATGCAGAAGCAGGGCCTGATGCTGTTCGTCGGTGCGACGGGGTCAGGCAAGTCCACGTCCCTGGCGGCCTTGATCGATTACCGCAATCGCAACAGCAGCGGCCATATCATCACGATCGAAGATCCGGTGGAGTATATCCATCGCCACAAGAAGTCGATCATCAATCAACGTGAAGTCGGTGTCGACACCCGCAGCTTTCACGCAGCCCTCAAGAACACCTTGCGCCAGGCACCGGACGTGGTGCTGATCGGCGAGATCCGTGACCGGGAAACCATGGAACATGCCCTGGCCTTCGCCGATACCGGGCACCTGGTGATATCCACGCTGCATGCCCACAACGCCAACCAGGCCCTGGACCGGGTGATCAATTTCTTTCCGGAAGAGCGCCGGCCGCAGTTATTGAACGACTTGGGCAACAACCTCCAGGCGTTCGTTTCCCAGCGCCTGGTGCGTACCCGCGCCGGGCAACGGCGGGCAGCGGTGGAGGTCATGCTGGGTTCGCCCACGGTGGCCGACCTGATCCGGCGCAACGAACTGGGGGAGCTCAAGGCCATCATGGAAAAGTCGGAAGAACTGGGGATGCAGACGTTCGACCAGGCGCTGTTCAACCTGGTGGTCGAAGGGGCAATCGATGAGGAAGAAGCCTTGAAGAATGCCGACTCGGCGAACAATCTGCGGTTGCGTCTGAAATTGCATGCCGAGTCGGGCTCCACGCCACCGGCTGATCCGGCGGCGGGTGAATGGGGGCTTATGGATTGA